One window from the genome of Natrialba magadii ATCC 43099 encodes:
- a CDS encoding ATP synthase subunit B, producing the protein MKEYQTITEISGPLVFAEVDEPVGYDEIVEIETDDGRTLRGQVLESSDGLVSIQVFEGTGGIDRNASVRFLGETMKMPVTEDLLGRVLDGSGEPIDGGPEIVPESREDIVGEAINPFSREYPEEFIQTGVSGIDGMNTLVRGQKLPIFSGSGLPHNELALQIARQATVPEEEEAGDDEEGSEFAVIFGAMGITQEEANEFMDDFERTGALERSVVFMNLADDPAVERTVTPRLALTTAEYLAFEKDYHVLVILTDITNYCEALREIGAAREEVPGRRGYPGYMYTDLAQLYERAGRIEGQEGSVTQIPILTMPGDDDTHPIPDLTGYITEGQIVMDRNLNSQGIEPPVNVLPSLSRLMDDGIGEGLTREDHGDVSDQMYAAYAEGEDLRDLVNIVGREALSERDNKFLDFADRFETEFVQQGYDNNRSIEETLELGWDLLSDLPKEALNRIDEDLIEEHYREDEPEAAEVEA; encoded by the coding sequence ATGAAAGAGTACCAGACAATCACTGAAATCAGCGGCCCGCTGGTGTTCGCCGAAGTTGACGAACCCGTCGGCTACGACGAAATTGTCGAGATCGAAACCGACGATGGACGAACGCTGCGCGGTCAGGTACTAGAATCGAGCGACGGACTCGTCTCGATCCAGGTGTTCGAAGGAACGGGCGGTATCGACCGCAACGCCTCCGTTCGATTCCTGGGTGAAACGATGAAGATGCCCGTGACGGAGGATCTGCTCGGTCGCGTCCTCGACGGTTCCGGCGAACCGATCGATGGCGGGCCGGAAATCGTTCCCGAGTCCCGTGAAGACATCGTCGGCGAAGCGATCAACCCCTTCTCCCGAGAGTATCCAGAGGAGTTCATCCAGACCGGTGTCTCCGGTATCGACGGGATGAACACCCTGGTCCGCGGCCAGAAGCTGCCGATCTTCTCGGGTTCCGGACTGCCTCACAACGAACTCGCACTCCAGATCGCTCGACAGGCGACGGTGCCTGAAGAGGAGGAAGCTGGCGACGACGAGGAGGGCTCCGAGTTCGCAGTTATCTTCGGTGCCATGGGGATTACCCAGGAAGAGGCAAACGAGTTCATGGACGACTTCGAGCGCACCGGTGCACTCGAGCGCTCCGTCGTCTTCATGAACCTCGCGGACGACCCCGCAGTCGAGCGGACAGTCACTCCGCGTCTCGCTCTGACGACGGCCGAGTATCTGGCCTTCGAGAAGGACTACCACGTTCTCGTTATCCTCACCGACATCACGAACTACTGTGAAGCGCTTCGTGAGATCGGTGCTGCACGTGAGGAGGTTCCGGGCCGGCGTGGCTATCCCGGATACATGTACACCGACCTGGCACAGCTCTACGAGCGTGCCGGTCGAATCGAGGGCCAGGAAGGGTCTGTAACGCAGATCCCGATCCTGACAATGCCGGGCGACGACGACACCCACCCGATTCCGGACCTGACTGGCTACATTACGGAAGGCCAGATTGTGATGGACCGGAACCTGAACAGCCAGGGTATCGAGCCGCCGGTCAACGTCCTGCCATCGCTCTCGCGACTGATGGACGACGGGATCGGTGAGGGTCTGACCCGCGAAGACCACGGCGACGTCTCCGACCAGATGTACGCCGCCTACGCAGAGGGTGAAGACCTGCGCGACCTCGTGAACATTGTCGGCCGCGAAGCGCTCAGCGAGCGGGACAACAAGTTCCTCGACTTCGCCGACCGCTTCGAGACGGAGTTCGTCCAGCAGGGCTACGACAACAACCGCTCCATTGAGGAGACGCTCGAACTCGGCTGGGACCTCCTCTCGGATCTCCCGAAGGAGGCACTCAACCGGATCGACGAGGACCTCATCGAAGAGCACTACCGCGAAGACGAGCCGGAAGCCGCCGAAGTCGAAGCCTAA